The DNA sequence GCGATCGCCGTTCGTGCTCAGCGGACGGCGACGCCCACCCGAGACATGCGAAATGTCCCCTTTGACCTTCGCGTAGCTGTTATGTCATCCGCAAGTAATTTTGCACCCTCGCATCTGTTACTCGGACACAGCGCCCCGGTCGATCTAAGGTGTCCGCCGTGCCCCGTATTCCGCACCTCGCGATCGTGGTCGGGACCCTCGCCGGGGTGATCGTCCTCACCATGGCCGCCGCGGGGGTCCACCTGCTCGCCCACGGCGGCACGGGCGCGACCGCCGCGGCCGGTGCCGCGGGCACGGCCCCGGGTCCGGCGCACTCCGCCGGGCCGCGCGCCGACCTCCCCCTGGTCACCGTGCCCGGGCAGGACACCGGGGCGGCCGCCGCTCCCACGCCGTCCGCGACCGCACGGCCGTCGCCGGACGCCTCCGCGGGCGCCGGGCTCCGCCTCACCCCGCCCGCCGTGGTGGCGATCGCCCCGCGCCGGGTCGGCGACGCCCACCTGCGGCGGCTGCGGTCGCTGCGGCACGTGCGCGGCGCGCTCACCGTGGGCGGCGGGGCGGTGCGGGTCGCCGGGGTCACGCTCAACCTGCTCGCCGTACCGGTGGCGGAGTTCCCCAGGTGGACGCCGGTCGGGGTGGCGGACCGGCCCGAGCCGTGGGAGGCGCTGCGCCGGGGCGAGCTCGTCGCCGAGGCCGCGGCCGCGCGCCGGCTCGGCCTCGTCCCCGGCGCGCACTACCAGATCGACGGCGGCCCCCGGCTCCGGCTCGCCGCCGCGGCCGCGATCGGCCTGCCCGGCATCGACGGCTACGTGAGCGAGGAGACCGGGCGGCGGCTCGGGCTCACCCCCGGCGTGGTGGTGCTGGTGAGCGGCCCGGTGACGAGGGCGGGGGAGCTCACCGGCGGGGTGCGCCGGGTGCTCGGCGCGGGCACCCAGGTGGTGGTCACCGGCGCGCCCGCGGCCGCCCGCACCGCGGCGCCGCGCGCCGCCCGCACGCCGTCCCGCGACGAGTTCACCGGCCGCGTGGGCCGCCCGGGCAGCTACATCGAGCTGTACCGGCGCGCGGCGGCGCTCTGCCCCGGCCTGTCCTGGACGGTGCTCGCCGCGATCGGCCAGGTGGAGAGCGGCCACGGCCGCAACAACGGGCCGTCCTCGGCGGGCGCGCTCGGCCCGATGCAGTTCATGCCGGCCACCTGGAGGGCCTACGGCGTGGACGGCGACGGCGACGGCAGGGCCGACATCATGAACCCGTACGACGCGGTCCCGGCGGCCGCGAACTACCTGTGCGCCACCGGCGCGGGGCAGGGCGGCGACCGGCTGGCGAAGGCGATCTGGCACTACAACCACTCGTGGTCGTACGTGTCCAGGGTGCTCTCCCTCGCCAACGCCTACGCCGCGGCGTACCCGGACTGATCCGGGTACGGCCGGTCAGGGGCGGCCGGGGCGGGCCGGCGCCGGGCAGCAGAGGTCCGGGCAGTTGACCGGCTCGGGCTCGGCGAGCAGGTCCGCGACCATCTCGGCGAACCGGGGGTGGGTGCCCGCGGTGGCCGCGCGGGTGAGCGCGATGCCGAGCTCCCGCGCCACGTCGGCGGCCTCCACGTCGAGGTCGTAGACGACCTCCATGTGGTCGGTGACGAACCCGATCGGCACGAGCACCACCGCGGCCACGCCCTCCTTGGCGAGCGCGCGCAGATGGTCGCACACGTCCGGCTCCAGCCACGGCACGTGCGGCGGCCCGCTGCGGCTCTGCCACACCAGGTCCCACTGGGTCCGCCCGACGCGGTCGGCGACGAGCCCGGCCACCCGGCGCAGCTGCACCTCGTACCCGTTGCGCCACGGGCTCGCGCCCGCCGCCATGGACAGCGGGATGCTGTGCGCGGTGAACACCAGCCGGGCGCGGTCGCGCAGCTCCGCGGGCAGCCGCCCGATCGCCTCGGCGGTGTGGTCGGCGAACGCGGCGATGAACGCGGGGTGGTCGAAGTAGTGGCGCAGCCGTACCACCTCGGGCGCGCCGGGCACCTCGGCGCGGGCCCGGGCGATGTCGTCGAGGTACTGGCGGCAGCTCGAGTAGGAGCTGTACGCCGAGGTGATGAACGCGGCGGCGCGCCGTACCCCGTCGGCGGCCATCTGCCGCAGGGTGTCGGCGAGGAACGGGTGCCAGTTGCGGTTGCCCCAGTAGATCGGCAGGTCCACGTGCGGGCGGATCGCCTCGATCAGCTCCCGGCACTGCCGGTTGATCGGGCTCACCCCGCCGAACCGCTGGTAGTGGGCCTCCACCTCGAGCAGCCGCTCCCGGGGCACGCCGCGGCCCCGGACCACGTTCTCCAGGAACGGCATCACGTCGTCGGGCCCCTCGGGCCCGCCGAAGGAAACGACGAGCAACGCGTCATAGCTCCCCATGACCCCATCCAACCGCACGGACCCGCCGCCCCTCCTTTCGCGGGGGTAAAGGTAGGTTCGGCAGGGTGAGCAATCAGCTGGATGTCCCCCGAAGCGAGCTGCTCGACCTCGCCGTACGCATCGCCAAGGAGGCCGGCGACATGCTCGTGGCCAAGCGGCCGCGGCGGCCGGAGATCGTCGAGACCAAGTCGAGCCCGACCGACGTGGTGACCGCACTGGACCACGCCTCCGAGGAGCTGATCCGCGGCCGGATCCGCGAGGCCCGGCCCGCGGACGCCATCCTCGGTGAGGAGGACGGCCTCAGCGACGGCGCCGGGCGGGTGCGCTGGATCGTCGACCCGATCGACGGCACCGTCAACTTCCTGTACGGCCTGCCGGAGTGGGCGGTGAGCATCGCCGTGGAGGTCGACGGCGAGGTCGTGGCCGGCGTGGTGAACGTGCTCCCGCGCAAGGAGGTGTTCGCGGCCGAGAAGGGCGCGGGCGCCTACCTGCTCACCACCGGGGAGCGGCTGCACTGCACCACCGGGGTGCCGCTCGAGGAGGCGCTGATCGCCACCGGGTTCGGCTACGCGCGGGGCCGCCGCAAGGTGCAGGCCGAGGTGCTGGCGCACGTCGTCCCCCGGGTGCGCGACATCCGGCGCGTCGGGTCGGCCGCGGCCGACCTGTGCGCGTTGGCCGCCGGGCGGGTGGACGGCTACTACGAGCGCGGCCTCAACCTCTGGGACTACGCCGCGGGCGCGCTGATCGCCGCGGAGGCCGGGGCGCGCGTCGGCGGGCTGCACGGCAACCCCATCGGCCCGGAGTTCGCGATCGCCGCCGCGCCGGAGCTCTTCGAGCAGCTGCACGACCTGCTCGCGCCGCTCGACCCGGCGCGCGACGCCTAGCGCGCGGCCGGCGGGGCCCGATGCGCCGGTACGCCGGCGTGGTGTCCGGCGCGACAGGCATGCCGAAGGCGGGGTCTGACGCGCCGGACCCGTCGGTGGGTCCGGTCGCCGGGCCCGCCGGTCCCTGCGGCGTCCTACCGGTTCGGTGTTCGGTGCACTGCCCGGGCCCGTGCGCGCCGGGCCCGCTCACCGGGGCGGTTCACCGTACCCGCCTGACCGGCCCGAGATCGCGGGTCGCCGCCGTGCTCGCCGCCCGGCGGGCGCGGCCGGCGGCCCCGCCGGTCAGAGGGCGGGCGGCTGGGGCGGCGTGACGCCGTTCTCGATGGCGATGCGACGAAGGTCCTCGATCTCCGCGGTGAGCGTGTCGGCGAGGAAGTCGTCGCCGGCGGACCGGGCCTCGCGCAGCCGGCGGTAGGCCTGGTCGAGCCGGTGTTCGATCGTGGCCGTGAACTCGCCCATCTCACCTACTCTCTCGTGCTGACCGCCGTCACCGGGACGGCGGTGGGGCGGGTGGACCACGCCCTACCCACGAGTCGCCCTGGTCTAAACCTCACTTCGCGGTGATTTCACAAGTGTTCGTCAGGCGTTCGTCATGACCTAAAGTGAGCAGGCCGGACGGGGTTGCGGCGGCCCGGCTTACCGCGCGCTTACGGCGACCGGAGGGACAATTGGGAGCCGTCGGTACCGCGCCGGCACACCGTGCCGGGCGCGGCCGCCCGCCGTGGCGCCACCGTGCGGGCGCCACGGCGTGCCGCAGGTGACGGCGCCGCGCGGCGGCGTCGATCATGTGGCGACCACGTGGCGACGAGACGGCGAAAGGGCGCCGCGACGCGGCCCTGCGGAGTCACCCTGTGAAGTGACCCCCTGGCGGGGCGGAGCGGAGCCTGCTGCGAACAAGGGAGGCGGCGAAGGCATGCGGGTCCTTGTGGTGGAGGACGAGCGGGTGCTCGCGGACGCGATCGCGACCGGGCTGCGGCGCGAGGCGATGGCGGTGGACGTGGCCTACGACGGGGCCGCGGCGCTGGAGAAGACCTCGTACGTCGACTACGACGTGATCGTCCTCGACCGGGACCTGCCGAAGGTGCACGGCGACGAGGTGTGCCGCCGGCTCGTCGCCCGGCGCAACCCCTCGCGCATCCTCATGCTCACCGCCGCCGGTGAGGTGGACGACAGGGTCGAGGGCCTGGAGCTGGGCGCGGACGACTACCTGGCCAAGCCGTTCGTGTTCATGGAGCTGGTGGCCCGGGTGCGCGCGCTCGCCCGGCGCACCGCCCCGCCGCTGCCCCCGGTGCTGGAGCGCGCGGGCATCCGGCTCGACCCGGGCAAGCGCACGGTCACCCGGGACGGCCGGGAGATCTCGCTCACCAAGAAGGAGTTCGCGGTCCTGGAGGAGCTGATGCGCGCCGACGGCGCGGTGGTGAGCCAGGAGGACCTGCTCGACAAGGCGTGGGACGAGAACATCGACCCGTTCACGAACGTGGTGCGCGTCACGATGATGACGCTGCGCAAGAAGCTCGGCGATCCCCCGGTGATCGAGACCGTCCCCGGGGTGGGCTACCGGCTGTGAGCGATCGATGAGCGAGCAGCGACGCCCGCGCTCCGCGTACCCCCAGGGCCAGGCCGGCGGGTGGCGGAGCGAGCAGCCCACCGTGGAGAGCCCGCGGGGCCCCCTGCCCGGCCAGCCGCCGCCGCCCACCGGGCCGCCGGTGTGGGACGGGCCCCCGCCGCCCGCGCCCGCGCCGCTCGTGGTACGGCCCAGCCCGATCGACCGGCTGAAGGCGATCGGCGGCCGGATGAGCATCCGGGTGCGGCTCACCCTCACCTACGGCGCGCTGTTCTTCCTCTGCGGGGCCGTGCTGCTCGGCGCGATGTACGCCTACGCCGGCCACCTGCTCAACGACACGCTGACGTCTCCGGAGGACATCGCGGTCCCCTCGCGCTGGCCGCCGGAGCTGGCCGAGGCCTACCGGGAGGCGTACGCGGAGCAGCGGGAGGCGGCGATCCGCGGGGTGCAGGCCGCGCTGCTCAAGCGGTCCCTGCTCACCCTGCTCGGGCTCGGCGTGATCGCGCTCGCGCTCGGCTACTTCGCCGCCGACCGGGCGCTGCGCCCGATCCAGAAGATGACCGCGACCGCGCGCCGCCTGTCGGAGACCTCGCTCGCGCACGAGCGCATCGACCTGCAGGGCCCCGACGACGAGCTGAAGGAGCTCGCCGACACCTTCGACGCCATGCTCGCCCGGCTCAACCGGGCGTTCGACGCCCAGCGCCGGTTCGTCGACAACGCCTCGCACGAGCTGCGCACCCCGCTGGCGATCAACCGCACGGTGCTCGAGGTGGCGCTCGGCGACCCGGAGGCCTCCGAGGACCTGAAGGTCCTCGCCCGCACCCTGCTCGGCACGAACGCGCGCAACGAGCAGCTCATCGAGGGGCTGCTGCTGCTCGCGCGCAGCGAGCGGGAGCTGAGCGTGCGCAAGGAGGTCGACCTGTGCGAGGTGGCGCAGACCGCGGTCGAGCAGCTCGCCCGGTTCGCCGAGGAGAACCGGGTGACCGTGCGCACCGAGCTGTTCCCGGCGCGCACCACCGGCGACCCGGTGCTGCTCGAGCGGTGCGTGTCGAACCTGGTGGAGAACGCGATCAAGTACAACCTGCCCGAGTCGGGCGAGGTGTGGGTGCGCGTCGGCACCCACGACGGGGGATCGGTGGTCCAGGTCTCCAACACCGGGCCGCACGTGCCCGCCTACGAGGTGGACGACCTGTTCGAGCCGTTCCGGCGGCTCAACGCCGACCGGATCGACTCGGCGCGCGGCGCGGGGCTCGGCCTGTCGATCGTGCGCGCCGTGGTGCGCGCGCACGCGGGCACGGTCACCGCGGTGCCGCGGGACGGCGGCGGCCTGGTGGTGACGGTGCGCCTGCCCCATGGCCTGAGGGCCGCGTGACGGCGTCTCCGCGGGCGCCGGAGGGCACGACGAGGGCACGCGTGAGAGGTGCGCGGCGGCCGCCGGAGCGCCGCGTGGCCGCCCCTCCGCCGCCCGGTCCGCGGCCCCGCCCGCGGCCCGCCGTACCGGCGCGCGGGGCCGGGAATCGATCGCGGGGTGTGACGCGTTGGATCAACCCGCGGGGGAGCGTCTCTCTACGGTCCGCACATGTGGTTTGATGTGCCGTCGAACATGTCGGGGCCGGGTGTCCGGCGGCGGGGATACGACCGTTTTCCGGCGGGCTTCGGCGCGCCCGGAGACGCGGCCCCGGCGTGGCTGGAGGTTCGTGACGGGCCTGATCCGGGTACCGAAGCAAAATCTCCTCGCCGGAATGGGCACAAGATGGGCTTCCCAGACGTTATAGGCGCGCGACGGTGCGCAGACACATAGACGAGGGGGATGGAGTACGCACATGGCTACCGACTACGACAGCCCGCGCAAGACCGACGACGACCTGGGGGAGGACAGCCTCCAGGAACTCCAGGCGCGGCGCACCGACAAGGCCGCCAGCACGATCGACATCGACGAGACCGACCTCGCCGAGTCGCTCGAGCTGCCCGGCGCCGACCTGTCCAACGAGGAGCTGTCGCTGCGGGTGATCCCGCGGCAGGCGGACGAGTTCACCTGCTCGAGCTGCTTCCTGGTGCACCACCGCAGCCAGCTCGCGTCCGACCGCGACGGCCGGCAGATCTGCCGCGAGTGCGCCGCCTGACCGTACCGGCCTGAGGAGGGTCCGCGTTGTGACTTCCGAGGCGGATCGGCCTGCCACCGATCCGAACGAGGTTCCGTCCCCGGCCGGAGGCGGCCACGGCCTCGCACCGGGCGAGGCCCACGGCGAGGTCGCCGACCTCGTCGGCAGACTGACCGAACGTGAGGGCATGGACACGGCCGAGCGGCGCCGGCTGCTCGGCCGTCTCACGCTCGCGTTGCGGCGCACGGCGCGGCAGACCCGTTCGTCCGGATGGCGGCGGGGCCGGTGGCTCGCTGAACTTTTCGTGTCGATCGCCCCGCGCATCCCGATCCGAGACCTTTCCACCCTACAGGAGCACCATTACGGACTCACCGGCGACCGCCTCGCCGATGACCTAATTCGCACCGCCGCGAAGGCCACCACCGCGGTCGGCGCGGTCGGCGGCGCGCTCGCCGCCGCGGAGTTCGCCGCGCCGCCGCTGCTGCTGTCGGCGCCGGCCCAGATCGTCGCCGAGACCCTGGTGGTCGCGGCGATCGAGGTGAAGCTCATCGCCGAGTTGCACGAGGTGTACGGCGTGCCGGTGCCCGGCACCACCGTGCAGCGCGCCATGGCGTGCACCACGGCGTGGGCACGGCAGCGCGGGGCCGACCCGCTCACCCCCGGCTCGATGACCGCGGCGCTCGGCACCGCCGCGAAGACCGCCCTGCGCAGACGGCTCATGCGCACGCTCGGGCGGCATCTGACCACGTTGGGGCCGTTCCTCACCGGCGCCGTGGCCGGTGGCGCGCTCAACCGCGCGGCCACGCTCCGGCTCGGCCGTGCCGTACAGGAGGAGCTGCGCGCCCGGGCCCAGGGTTCACCGGATATTCCCCGCTAATTGGTTGACCGAAATATTCCCGTAAATCGCCCACCGGCGCGATTTCCAATTTGTGAGAACTCTATGACCTAAGGTCGGATACGAGAAGTCCTGCCCGGTTTCGTATGGTGGTTCAAAACAGAACACACCGGGAGGTCGAGTGCACGCCACGAGCTCGTTTCTGATCGTAGCGAACAGGCTACCGGTCGACCGCACCATCGGCCCCGACGGCGAGGCGTCGTGGCGACGGAGCCCCGGCGGCCTGGTCACGGCCATCGCGCCGGTCATGCAGCGCCGTGACGGCGCGTGGCTGGGCTGGCACGGAGCCCCGGACGAGGAGCTCAAGCCCTTCGACCACGAGGGCATGCACCTGATTCCGATCCCGCTCTCGTCCACCGAGGTGGAGCTCTACTACGAGGGCTTCTCCAACGCCACCCTCTGGCCGCTCTACCACGACGTCGTCGCCAAGCCCATCTACTCCCGGGTGCTGTGGGACGCCTACCGCGCCGTCAACGACCGCTTCGCCCGGGCGGCGGCCGACGCCGCGGCCCCCGGGGCCGTCGTCTGGGTACAGGACTACCAGCTCCAGCTCGTGCCCGCGATGCTCCGCAAGCTCCGCCCCGACCTGAAGATCGGCTTCTTCCTCCACATCCCCTTCCCGCCGGAGGAGCTGTTCCTCCAGCTCCCGTGGCGGCGGGAGATCCTCGAGGGGCTGCTCGGCGCGGACCTCGTCGGCTTCCAGCGTCCCGGCGGCACCTCGAACTTCATCCGGCTGGTCCGGCGGCTGCTCGGCCAGCCGAACACCCGGCACGAGATCCACGTGGACGGCCGGATCGTGCGCACCGAGGCCTTCCCCATCTCGGTGGACTTCGCCTCCATGGACCAGCTCGTCCGCAAGCCGAGCGTGATCCAGCGTGCCCGGGAGATCCGGGCCGAGCTGGGTGACCCGGTCCACGTGTTCCTCGGCGTCGACCGGCTCGACTACACCAAGGGCATCGGACAGCGCCTCAAGGCGTTCGGCGAGCTACTGAGCGAGGGGTCGCTCGCCCCCGGCGAGGCGGTGTTCGTGCAGATCGCCACCCCCTCGCGGGAGCGGGTCGAGGAGTACCGGCTGCTGCGCGACGAGATCGAGCTGCAGGTGGGGCGGATCAACGGCGAGCACGGCTCGCTCGGCCAGCCCCCGATCTGCTACCTGCACCAGTCCTACAGCCAGGAGGAGCTCGCGGCGCTGTACCTCGCCGCGGACGTCATGGTGGTGACGCCGCTGCGGGACGGCATGAACCTGGTCGCCAAGGAGTACGTGGCCTGCCGGCCCGACCTGCGCGGTGCCCTGGTGCTCAGCGAGTTCGCCGGGGCCGCCGACGAGCTGCGGCAGGCCTACATGGTGAACCCGTACGACGTGGAGGGGCTCAAGCGGGCGATGCTCGCCGCCGCCCGGGCCACTCCCGACGAGCTGGCCCGCCGCATGCGCTCGATGCGGCGCCGGGTCGCCACCTACAACGTCGACCGGTGGGCGAACGACTTCCTGTCCGCCCTGGAGGGGTAGCCGTCCGGCGGAGGCTTCCCCGCTGACCGCCGGGACGCACGCCCGGACGTTCCCACTGGACAACTAGGACAAGCCGCCGGCCTTCTGCTTCCAGGACTGCCACCGCTTGGCGACGGTGCGGGTGGCGACGATGCGCGTCACCTCCATGCCGACGCCCATGACGACGGCGTACCCTATGGCCTCGGCCATGCTGATCTCCAGCGAGTCGGGGTCGGCCGGCGGCTTTTTCCCGGTCACCTTCTGCCAGCCCCACTCGATCGCCTTGCGGGCCACGAAGCCGGTGCCGAGGCCGATCACGGCCCCGATGAGCCGCCACACCACGTCGGGCCGTTCCGCTTTCTCCGTCATCCGTGCTCCTTTCCTCACCGGCATCGAAACCCTACTGCGCCGCGGCCCCGGCGAGGGCGCAGGAAACCCCGGCGCGCGGCACGGCCGTACCCGGACGGCACATTCCGGACCTCGCCCGTTTCCCGTGCGCATCGGCGCCGCCGGCATGACAGGCTTGACGTGTGATCCCCGATAGCCACAACCGCCGTGCGCCGAGCGTGCCGCCGGTGCTCGCCACGCTGGCCGCGTGGAGCTGGCGACTGATCGTGGTCGGTGTGGTCGTCTACTTCTTCGCCCAGATCGTGGTGACGCTGCGCTTCGTCGCCCTGCCGGTGGCGATCGCGCTGCTGCTCACCGCCCTGCTCTTCCCGCTCACCGACGGGCTGCGGCGGGTCGGGCTGAACTCGATGGCGGCGACCTGGCTCACCATGCTCACGGCGTTCGCCGTGCTGGGCATCACCGGCTGGATCGTCGGGGCGCGCGCCAACGAGGAGTTCCCGAACCTGGTCCAGCAGGTGCAGGACACCGCCCGGGACATCCAGGACTGGCTCATCCACGGCCCGCTCGGGCTGCGCGAGTCCCAGCTCGCCGACATGGTCGCCGAGGTGACCCGGCAGCTCAACGAGCAGCGGGCGGCGATCACCGGCACCTTGGTGACCGGCGCGGCCGTCGCCATCGAGGTGCTCGCCGGTCTCGTGCTCGTGCTGTTCGTCACGTTCTTCCTGCTCAAGGACGGCGAGCGGATCTGGAAGTGGTTCCTCAAGGCGTTCGGCTCGGCCACGCCCCGGGTGGACCGCGCCGGGCGCGCCGCGTGGCGCACCCTCTCGCAGTACGTGCAGGGCACCGTGATCGTCGCCGCGGTGCACGGGGTCATCATGGGCATCGTGCTCGCCGGCATGGGCGTGCCGCTGTGGGCGCCGCTCGCCGTACTGATCTTCCTGGCGAGCTTCATCCCGATCGTCGGCATCTTCTTCGCCGGTGGCCTCGCCACGCTCGTCACCCTCGGCGCGCAGGGGCCGATCTACGCGCTGGTCTTCGTCGGCATCCTTGTGGTGGAGCAGCAGCTCGAGAACCACGTGCTGCAGCCGCTGATCGTCGGCCGGGCGGTGCGGTTCCACCCGCTCGCGATCATCCTCGTGCTCGGCGTCGGCGGCGTGCTCGCCGGGATCACCGGCGCGGCGGTCGCCGTACCGATCGCGGCCGTGCTCTACCGGGCGCTGCCCGAGCTGTTCCGCGAGCAGGCCGCCCTCCCGCCGCCGCCCGGCGGAACCGCCGCCGAGCGGCCGCCGGCCCCGCCCGAGGAGCCGCCCGCCGGCCCGGACGAGGAGACCGGGGAGGATTCCGGCGAACGGGCCGGCTCCGGGCGCTCCGGCGGCGGCGCCGAGGAGGCCGGGCCGTCCGGCGAGGGCTCCGCGGCCGAGCGGGAGGGCGCGGACGACGTGTCCCGGCCGCGCAGCCGGTAAGGTCTGCGTTCGTGACGAGAACCGCGGCCGGAGGTGATCGATGAGCGTCGAGGT is a window from the Thermopolyspora flexuosa genome containing:
- a CDS encoding AI-2E family transporter translates to MIPDSHNRRAPSVPPVLATLAAWSWRLIVVGVVVYFFAQIVVTLRFVALPVAIALLLTALLFPLTDGLRRVGLNSMAATWLTMLTAFAVLGITGWIVGARANEEFPNLVQQVQDTARDIQDWLIHGPLGLRESQLADMVAEVTRQLNEQRAAITGTLVTGAAVAIEVLAGLVLVLFVTFFLLKDGERIWKWFLKAFGSATPRVDRAGRAAWRTLSQYVQGTVIVAAVHGVIMGIVLAGMGVPLWAPLAVLIFLASFIPIVGIFFAGGLATLVTLGAQGPIYALVFVGILVVEQQLENHVLQPLIVGRAVRFHPLAIILVLGVGGVLAGITGAAVAVPIAAVLYRALPELFREQAALPPPPGGTAAERPPAPPEEPPAGPDEETGEDSGERAGSGRSGGGAEEAGPSGEGSAAEREGADDVSRPRSR
- a CDS encoding lytic transglycosylase domain-containing protein; its protein translation is MPRIPHLAIVVGTLAGVIVLTMAAAGVHLLAHGGTGATAAAGAAGTAPGPAHSAGPRADLPLVTVPGQDTGAAAAPTPSATARPSPDASAGAGLRLTPPAVVAIAPRRVGDAHLRRLRSLRHVRGALTVGGGAVRVAGVTLNLLAVPVAEFPRWTPVGVADRPEPWEALRRGELVAEAAAARRLGLVPGAHYQIDGGPRLRLAAAAAIGLPGIDGYVSEETGRRLGLTPGVVVLVSGPVTRAGELTGGVRRVLGAGTQVVVTGAPAAARTAAPRAARTPSRDEFTGRVGRPGSYIELYRRAAALCPGLSWTVLAAIGQVESGHGRNNGPSSAGALGPMQFMPATWRAYGVDGDGDGRADIMNPYDAVPAAANYLCATGAGQGGDRLAKAIWHYNHSWSYVSRVLSLANAYAAAYPD
- a CDS encoding response regulator transcription factor; translation: MRVLVVEDERVLADAIATGLRREAMAVDVAYDGAAALEKTSYVDYDVIVLDRDLPKVHGDEVCRRLVARRNPSRILMLTAAGEVDDRVEGLELGADDYLAKPFVFMELVARVRALARRTAPPLPPVLERAGIRLDPGKRTVTRDGREISLTKKEFAVLEELMRADGAVVSQEDLLDKAWDENIDPFTNVVRVTMMTLRKKLGDPPVIETVPGVGYRL
- a CDS encoding DUF4193 domain-containing protein, whose translation is MATDYDSPRKTDDDLGEDSLQELQARRTDKAASTIDIDETDLAESLELPGADLSNEELSLRVIPRQADEFTCSSCFLVHHRSQLASDRDGRQICRECAA
- a CDS encoding DUF4235 domain-containing protein, with the translated sequence MTEKAERPDVVWRLIGAVIGLGTGFVARKAIEWGWQKVTGKKPPADPDSLEISMAEAIGYAVVMGVGMEVTRIVATRTVAKRWQSWKQKAGGLS
- a CDS encoding alpha,alpha-trehalose-phosphate synthase (UDP-forming), with translation MHATSSFLIVANRLPVDRTIGPDGEASWRRSPGGLVTAIAPVMQRRDGAWLGWHGAPDEELKPFDHEGMHLIPIPLSSTEVELYYEGFSNATLWPLYHDVVAKPIYSRVLWDAYRAVNDRFARAAADAAAPGAVVWVQDYQLQLVPAMLRKLRPDLKIGFFLHIPFPPEELFLQLPWRREILEGLLGADLVGFQRPGGTSNFIRLVRRLLGQPNTRHEIHVDGRIVRTEAFPISVDFASMDQLVRKPSVIQRAREIRAELGDPVHVFLGVDRLDYTKGIGQRLKAFGELLSEGSLAPGEAVFVQIATPSRERVEEYRLLRDEIELQVGRINGEHGSLGQPPICYLHQSYSQEELAALYLAADVMVVTPLRDGMNLVAKEYVACRPDLRGALVLSEFAGAADELRQAYMVNPYDVEGLKRAMLAAARATPDELARRMRSMRRRVATYNVDRWANDFLSALEG
- a CDS encoding sensor histidine kinase, whose protein sequence is MSEQRRPRSAYPQGQAGGWRSEQPTVESPRGPLPGQPPPPTGPPVWDGPPPPAPAPLVVRPSPIDRLKAIGGRMSIRVRLTLTYGALFFLCGAVLLGAMYAYAGHLLNDTLTSPEDIAVPSRWPPELAEAYREAYAEQREAAIRGVQAALLKRSLLTLLGLGVIALALGYFAADRALRPIQKMTATARRLSETSLAHERIDLQGPDDELKELADTFDAMLARLNRAFDAQRRFVDNASHELRTPLAINRTVLEVALGDPEASEDLKVLARTLLGTNARNEQLIEGLLLLARSERELSVRKEVDLCEVAQTAVEQLARFAEENRVTVRTELFPARTTGDPVLLERCVSNLVENAIKYNLPESGEVWVRVGTHDGGSVVQVSNTGPHVPAYEVDDLFEPFRRLNADRIDSARGAGLGLSIVRAVVRAHAGTVTAVPRDGGGLVVTVRLPHGLRAA
- a CDS encoding inositol monophosphatase family protein, with product MSNQLDVPRSELLDLAVRIAKEAGDMLVAKRPRRPEIVETKSSPTDVVTALDHASEELIRGRIREARPADAILGEEDGLSDGAGRVRWIVDPIDGTVNFLYGLPEWAVSIAVEVDGEVVAGVVNVLPRKEVFAAEKGAGAYLLTTGERLHCTTGVPLEEALIATGFGYARGRRKVQAEVLAHVVPRVRDIRRVGSAAADLCALAAGRVDGYYERGLNLWDYAAGALIAAEAGARVGGLHGNPIGPEFAIAAAPELFEQLHDLLAPLDPARDA
- a CDS encoding ferrochelatase, whose product is MGSYDALLVVSFGGPEGPDDVMPFLENVVRGRGVPRERLLEVEAHYQRFGGVSPINRQCRELIEAIRPHVDLPIYWGNRNWHPFLADTLRQMAADGVRRAAAFITSAYSSYSSCRQYLDDIARARAEVPGAPEVVRLRHYFDHPAFIAAFADHTAEAIGRLPAELRDRARLVFTAHSIPLSMAAGASPWRNGYEVQLRRVAGLVADRVGRTQWDLVWQSRSGPPHVPWLEPDVCDHLRALAKEGVAAVVLVPIGFVTDHMEVVYDLDVEAADVARELGIALTRAATAGTHPRFAEMVADLLAEPEPVNCPDLCCPAPARPGRP